The following proteins are encoded in a genomic region of Grus americana isolate bGruAme1 chromosome 5, bGruAme1.mat, whole genome shotgun sequence:
- the NUCB2 gene encoding nucleobindin-2 has translation MKLVPVLPPRCILLMTCLLMALEAVPIDIDKTKVKGEGHVEGEKVENPDTGLYYDEYLRQVIDVLETDKHFREKLQTADIEEIKSGKLSRELDLVSHHVRTRLDELKRQEVARLRMLIKAKMDSVQDTGIDHQALLKQFEHLNHQNPDTFEPKDLDMLIKAATSDLENYDKTRHEEFKKYEMMKEHERREYLKTLDEEKRQREESKFEEMKKKHGDHPKVHHPGSKDQLKEVWEEADGLDPNEFDPKTFFKLHDVNNDGFLDEQELEALFTKELEKVYDPKNEEDDMVEMEEERLRMREHVMNEVDINKDRLVTLEEFLRATEKKEFLEPDSWETLDQQQLFTEDELKEFESHISQQEDELRKKAEDLQKQKEELQRQHDQLQAQKQELQQVVKQMEQKKLQQGNPPAGPAGELKFQPPGEHKVGDAPKHPAGGDQPLPPGHVQEPAARTDQVHP, from the exons ATGAAGTTGGTACCTGTCCTGCCCCCACGGTGTATTTTGCTGATGACATGTCTCCTAATGGCCTTGGAAGCTGTACCTATAGACATAGATAAGACAAAAGTCAAAGGAGAAGGCCATGTAGAAGGAGAGAAGGTAGAAAATCCA gatACAGGGCTTTATTATGATGAATATCTCAGGCAAGTAATAGATGTCTTGGAAACAGATAAGCATTTCAGGGAGAAACTCCAGACTGCTGACATAGAGGAAATAAAG AGTGGAAAACTAAGCAGAGAACTTGATTTAGTAAGCCACCATGTGAGAACACGGCTGGATGAACTAAAAAGACAAGAGGTGGCAAGATTAAGAATGTTAATTAAAGCTAAAATGGATTCTGTTCAAG ACACTGGCATAGACCATCAGGCTCTCCTTAAACAGTTTGAGCACCTGAACCATCAGAATCCTGACACATTTGAACCTAAAGACTTAGATATGTTGATCAAAGCA GCTACAAGTGACCTGGAAAACTATGATAAGACCCGCCATGAGGAGTTTAAGAAATATGAGATGATGAAAGAACATGAGAGGAGAGAGTATTTAAAAACACTGGATGAAGAAAAGAGGCAGCGAGAAGAATCCAAATTTgaggagatgaagaaaaaacatggaGATCACCCTAAAGTTCACCATCCT GGAAGCAAAGATCAACTGAAAGAGGTGTGGGAAGAAGCAGATGGACTAGATCCTAATGAATTTgaccccaaaacatttttcaaattacacG ATGTCAATAATGATGGTTTCCTTGATGAACAAGAATTAGAAGCCCTATTTACTAAAGAG CTAGAAAAAGTTTATGATCCCAAAAATGAAGAGGATGACATGGttgaaatggaagaagaaaggctgagaatGAGAGAACATGTAATGAATGAG GTTGACATCAACAAGGACCGGCTAGTGACTTTGGAAGAGTTCCTGCgagctacagagaaaaaagaatttttggaGCCAGATAGCTGGGAG ACACTAGATCAACAGCAGCTTTTCACTGAGGATGAGCTGAAAGAGTTTGAAAGTCATATTTCGCAGCAGGAAGATGAACTTAGAAAGAAGGCAGAAGATcttcagaagcagaaggaagagctACAGAGGCAGCACGACCAGCTTCAGGCTCAGAAACAAGAGCTTCAGCAG GTCGTAAAACAGATGGAACAAAAGAAACTACAGCAAGGAAATCCTCCTGCAGGACCAGCTGGAGAACTGAAATTCCAACCCC CTGGGGAACACAAAGTTGGAGATGCACCAAAACATCCTGCGGGAGGTGATCAGCCTTTACCACCAGGACATGTCCAGGAACCAGCTGCTAGAACTGATCAAGTTCACCCTTAA